In a genomic window of Prochlorococcus marinus subsp. marinus str. CCMP1375:
- the ileS gene encoding isoleucine--tRNA ligase: MNHEKTNDGNNRPSYKESLNLLKTSFSMRANAIVREPELQQFWKEKGIDFELGLANKGSTFTLHDGPPYANGNLHMGHALNKILKDIINKYQILKGSKVRFVPGWDCHGLPIELQVLKTLDRKEREDLTPIKLRKKAAAYAHKQIALQKDGFRRWGIWADWDNPYLTLQKEYEAAQIKLFGEMAFKGYIYRGLKPVHWSPSSRTALAEAELEYPEGHTSPSIYVAFSVVKLPNLLQESLSKQGLALPVHEDGLSNKLKVAIWTTTPWTLPANMAVAVNENIDYIIAKDNSEKLLIIASDLREIVSEEIGSPLEKVAIVKGKMLDGVLYKHPLFDSLNPFVLGGNYITTESGTGIVHTAPGHGVDDFNTGMKYKLPIICPVDEKGFFTSEAGDFEGLNVLKDANTKIINALKESGCLLKEKPYIHKYPYDWRTKKPTIFRATEQWFASVEGFRNDALNSIEKVEWLPQSGKKRIKSMVEDRGDWCISRQRNWGVPIPVFYSKEGSKVLLNEATIKHIYNLFVKYGADAWWELPISELLPSNYSSEAHKWEKGKDTMDVWFDSGSSWTSVISKSDELNYPADLYLEGSDQHRGWFQSSLLTSVAVNSHAPYLKVLTHGFALDENGRKMSKSLGNIIDPWKIINGGNNKKLEPAYGADVLRLWVSSVDYSVDVPIGNNILSQLSDVYRKVRNTARYLLGNLHDFDPAKDGLDIGDLPILDRWMLNRTADVVDEISIAFERYEFSKFFQLLQSFCVVDLSNFYLDIAKDRLYVSAPNDFRRRSCQYVLSLIVERLAGVISPVLSHTAEDIWQNIPYKLNEESVFQRYWPKVPDSWRDSSFNKPINQIRELRTSVNRALEDCRTRQELGSSLEASVRISPINESLQNSLTFLQENGHNSVDNLFDWLIVSKVQIGGEPWAEVLFTKEDDIGVIEIAKSRGAKCERCWHYELDIGQYERHPLLCGRCVDIIERID, from the coding sequence GTGAATCACGAGAAAACAAACGACGGTAATAATCGTCCTTCCTACAAAGAATCTCTTAATCTCTTAAAAACAAGCTTCAGCATGCGAGCTAATGCAATTGTTCGCGAGCCTGAACTTCAGCAATTTTGGAAAGAAAAAGGAATTGATTTTGAGCTTGGCTTAGCCAACAAAGGTTCTACTTTTACGCTGCATGATGGACCTCCTTATGCAAATGGAAATCTTCATATGGGACATGCTCTCAACAAGATTCTAAAAGACATAATTAACAAGTATCAAATTCTTAAAGGAAGCAAAGTTCGTTTTGTGCCTGGATGGGATTGCCATGGATTGCCTATTGAATTACAGGTCCTCAAAACTCTTGATAGAAAAGAGCGTGAAGATTTAACTCCGATCAAATTGAGGAAAAAAGCTGCTGCATATGCTCACAAGCAGATTGCTCTTCAAAAAGATGGGTTTCGTCGATGGGGAATTTGGGCTGATTGGGATAACCCTTATTTAACTCTTCAAAAAGAATATGAAGCTGCTCAGATTAAATTGTTTGGAGAGATGGCTTTCAAGGGGTATATCTATAGAGGTCTTAAGCCAGTACATTGGAGTCCAAGTTCTAGAACAGCTTTAGCAGAAGCAGAGTTGGAATACCCAGAAGGTCATACAAGTCCAAGCATTTATGTTGCTTTTAGTGTTGTTAAACTTCCAAACCTTTTGCAAGAGTCTTTAAGTAAACAAGGCTTGGCACTACCAGTGCATGAAGATGGGTTAAGTAATAAGTTAAAAGTAGCTATATGGACAACAACTCCTTGGACTTTACCTGCCAATATGGCAGTAGCTGTTAATGAGAATATTGATTATATTATTGCAAAAGATAATTCTGAAAAGTTACTAATTATAGCCTCAGATCTTCGTGAAATAGTCAGTGAAGAAATTGGATCACCTTTAGAAAAGGTTGCAATAGTAAAAGGCAAAATGTTAGATGGAGTTTTATACAAACACCCTTTATTTGATAGCTTAAATCCATTTGTGTTAGGAGGAAATTATATTACAACCGAGTCTGGTACGGGAATAGTTCATACAGCGCCAGGTCATGGTGTTGATGACTTTAACACTGGAATGAAGTACAAGCTTCCTATAATATGCCCTGTTGATGAAAAGGGTTTCTTTACTTCTGAAGCAGGTGATTTTGAGGGCTTAAATGTTTTAAAAGATGCTAATACTAAGATTATTAATGCTTTAAAAGAATCTGGTTGCTTGTTAAAGGAAAAACCCTATATACATAAATATCCATATGACTGGAGAACAAAAAAACCAACTATTTTTCGTGCTACAGAACAGTGGTTTGCATCAGTTGAAGGATTTAGAAATGATGCCTTAAATTCTATTGAAAAGGTAGAATGGTTACCACAATCAGGTAAAAAGCGCATTAAATCAATGGTTGAGGATAGAGGTGATTGGTGTATTTCTAGGCAGCGTAATTGGGGCGTCCCTATACCGGTTTTTTATTCAAAGGAAGGGTCAAAAGTTCTTTTAAATGAAGCTACTATTAAACATATATATAACTTGTTTGTGAAGTATGGAGCAGATGCTTGGTGGGAGTTGCCGATATCAGAACTTCTTCCCAGCAATTATTCATCAGAAGCTCATAAGTGGGAAAAAGGAAAAGATACGATGGATGTTTGGTTTGACTCTGGATCTAGTTGGACATCAGTAATTTCTAAATCAGATGAACTTAATTATCCGGCTGATCTTTATTTAGAAGGTTCAGATCAACATCGAGGTTGGTTCCAGTCTTCATTACTTACTTCTGTTGCAGTAAATAGTCATGCTCCATACTTAAAAGTCCTTACTCATGGCTTTGCATTAGATGAAAATGGTCGAAAAATGAGCAAATCATTAGGTAACATTATTGATCCTTGGAAAATTATAAATGGTGGAAATAATAAGAAATTGGAACCAGCTTATGGTGCAGATGTCCTTAGGCTTTGGGTAAGCTCTGTTGATTATTCAGTAGATGTACCAATTGGGAATAACATTTTAAGTCAATTGTCAGATGTTTATAGGAAAGTAAGAAATACCGCACGTTATCTTTTAGGTAATTTGCATGATTTTGACCCAGCTAAAGATGGATTGGATATAGGAGATTTACCTATTTTAGATCGTTGGATGCTTAATAGGACAGCTGATGTTGTTGATGAGATTTCAATAGCATTTGAAAGATATGAGTTCTCAAAGTTCTTTCAGCTATTGCAGAGCTTCTGTGTAGTTGATTTATCTAATTTTTATTTAGATATAGCTAAAGATAGGCTATATGTTAGTGCCCCAAATGATTTTAGGAGGAGATCATGCCAATATGTTTTATCTCTAATTGTAGAGCGCCTTGCTGGAGTTATTTCTCCAGTTTTAAGTCATACAGCAGAAGATATTTGGCAGAATATCCCTTATAAACTAAATGAAGAGTCTGTATTTCAAAGGTACTGGCCTAAAGTTCCAGATTCTTGGAGAGATTCTTCTTTCAATAAACCAATCAATCAAATTAGAGAATTAAGAACTTCTGTCAACCGTGCTTTAGAAGATTGTAGAACTAGACAAGAATTAGGATCTTCTCTTGAGGCTTCTGTTCGCATTTCTCCAATTAATGAATCACTTCAAAATTCTCTTACATTTCTTCAGGAAAATGGTCACAATTCTGTTGATAATTTATTTGATTGGTTAATTGTTTCTAAAGTTCAAATAGGAGGAGAGCCATGGGCTGAGGTATTATTTACTAAAGAAGATGATATTGGTGTTATTGAAATAGCAAAATCTAGAGGAGCTAAATGTGAAAGATGTTGGCATTATGAATTGGATATTGGTCAATACGAAAGGCATCCATTACTATGTGGTAGATGCGTTGATATTATTGAACGAATAGATTAA
- a CDS encoding DUF3177 family protein — protein MTEISYSTLVWLSYRLGATFAFGLPLVIFIWASMKKESPIVRLLSIYWKVASLMFISMLLLIGNRPIGYLTSFLSPLLILTSIWFWIDLNEEINEFPRHKTIALVLKAWRWSLSFYSCFYITLSFISLECVNNINSQNCNYWREAPSGLNQIIRSIFNFLFGANWTEALSAFIGYLALIIYIVGFIQWAIIRLPKQGRIAGDF, from the coding sequence GTGACAGAAATCTCATACAGCACTCTCGTCTGGCTTTCATACAGACTAGGAGCCACTTTTGCATTTGGGCTTCCATTAGTAATTTTTATTTGGGCTTCGATGAAAAAAGAATCTCCCATCGTTAGGCTCTTGTCAATTTATTGGAAGGTTGCAAGTCTAATGTTTATAAGCATGCTTCTATTGATTGGCAATAGGCCTATTGGTTACTTAACATCTTTTCTTTCACCATTACTAATTCTTACCTCAATATGGTTTTGGATAGATTTAAATGAAGAAATAAATGAATTTCCTCGACATAAAACCATAGCATTAGTATTAAAAGCATGGCGATGGTCACTAAGTTTCTATAGTTGCTTTTATATAACACTTTCATTTATAAGTTTAGAATGCGTTAATAATATCAATAGTCAAAATTGTAATTACTGGAGAGAAGCTCCATCAGGTTTAAATCAAATCATAAGGAGTATTTTTAACTTTTTATTTGGAGCCAATTGGACAGAAGCCTTGTCCGCTTTTATAGGTTATTTAGCTTTAATTATTTATATAGTGGGTTTTATACAATGGGCTATTATACGCCTGCCTAAGCAAGGTAGAATCGCAGGAGATTTTTAG
- the trmB gene encoding tRNA (guanosine(46)-N7)-methyltransferase TrmB, with amino-acid sequence MRQHVNPLSHFFQLHNELPRPEDLFESIDLPIHLDIGCARGKFLIDMAADNAQWNFLGVEIREPLVFAAEKERIELGLTNLRFFFCNANISLEKWFLSLENGQLKRVSIQFPDPWFKKRHRKRRVLNQSFLFLLAQSLDIGSELFIQSDVISVMDEMTEIIELSHFFDRHSKYSESNLNANPFKFCTEREKYAIHQGVKVYRQLYFRNSTGIL; translated from the coding sequence GTGCGACAACATGTAAACCCCTTAAGCCACTTTTTTCAGCTTCATAATGAGCTGCCTAGGCCTGAGGATTTATTTGAAAGTATTGATTTACCTATTCATTTAGATATTGGTTGCGCAAGAGGTAAGTTTTTAATTGATATGGCAGCTGATAATGCCCAATGGAACTTTCTTGGAGTTGAAATTAGAGAGCCTCTAGTATTTGCGGCTGAAAAAGAAAGAATTGAATTAGGTCTTACTAATTTGAGATTTTTCTTTTGTAATGCAAATATAAGCTTAGAAAAATGGTTTCTTAGTTTAGAAAATGGACAATTAAAAAGAGTTTCTATTCAATTTCCAGATCCTTGGTTTAAAAAGCGTCACAGGAAGAGGAGAGTATTAAATCAGTCTTTTCTATTTCTTTTGGCACAAAGTCTTGATATTGGATCGGAATTATTTATTCAATCTGATGTAATAAGTGTTATGGATGAAATGACTGAGATTATTGAGCTTAGTCATTTTTTTGATCGGCATAGTAAATACTCTGAATCTAATTTAAATGCTAATCCTTTTAAATTTTGTACTGAACGCGAGAAATATGCAATTCATCAAGGAGTAAAAGTATATCGTCAATTATATTTTAGGAATAGTACAGGAATTTTATAG
- a CDS encoding phosphoglucosamine mutase: MSTNTISHVGDLNDEQALSFFGTDGIRGKSQTFLTNSLVSQIGYWCNHVLLGEGPILIGQDSRASSERIASALAHGLATKNREIWLLGLCPTPAVSHLIKKYNASGGLMISASHNPPEDNGIKIFDKTGEKISLEKQIFIDNKLKRKVLIPICKDKDNCINRNDLLKDYKNSLLNTVDKESLIDIPIVLDLCWGSASSCGEKLFKALGANVISINAIPDGEKINVNCGSTHLEHIKKVVLESNAQMGFAFDGDADRMIAIDGKGRVIDGDHSLYLWGSSLQDKNMLPEQRLVTTVMSNLGLEKAWLNRGGKLTRTPVGDQHVHKAMLTNKASLGGEQSGHILSTLNDLCGDGLLAAIQLSSICNRKGILLSEWRDQSFKPYPQKLISVPIAKHITQNYLNKSEKFRLSIAEAELDLGKEGRVFIRKSGTEPLVRVMVESIDKLLVESLTTKIAKIALEEFN, encoded by the coding sequence ATGTCCACCAACACAATCAGTCATGTTGGTGATTTAAATGATGAGCAAGCTCTTAGTTTTTTTGGCACTGATGGAATACGAGGCAAATCGCAAACATTTTTAACTAATTCATTGGTTTCTCAGATTGGTTATTGGTGCAATCATGTTCTTCTTGGAGAAGGACCCATTCTTATAGGTCAAGATTCAAGAGCAAGTAGCGAAAGAATTGCTTCTGCTTTGGCTCATGGATTAGCTACAAAGAATAGAGAAATATGGTTACTAGGGTTATGCCCTACGCCTGCAGTATCTCATCTGATCAAAAAGTACAATGCTTCTGGAGGTCTTATGATCTCAGCAAGTCACAATCCTCCTGAAGACAATGGAATAAAGATTTTTGACAAAACTGGTGAAAAAATATCTTTAGAAAAGCAAATCTTTATCGATAACAAACTAAAAAGAAAAGTACTGATTCCTATTTGTAAAGACAAAGATAATTGTATTAATCGTAATGACCTTTTAAAAGATTATAAAAATAGTCTTTTAAACACCGTAGATAAAGAAAGTTTAATTGATATACCAATTGTTCTAGATTTATGCTGGGGATCTGCATCTTCATGCGGAGAAAAACTATTTAAAGCTTTAGGAGCCAACGTAATAAGCATAAATGCGATTCCAGATGGTGAAAAGATAAATGTTAATTGCGGTTCAACACACCTTGAGCATATTAAAAAAGTTGTTCTTGAATCAAACGCTCAAATGGGTTTTGCATTTGATGGAGATGCTGATCGAATGATTGCAATAGATGGAAAAGGCCGAGTAATCGATGGAGACCATTCTCTGTATTTATGGGGATCATCTCTTCAAGATAAAAATATGCTTCCTGAGCAAAGGCTAGTCACAACTGTAATGTCTAACTTAGGTTTAGAAAAAGCATGGCTAAATAGAGGTGGGAAGCTAACAAGAACTCCTGTAGGTGACCAGCATGTTCATAAGGCTATGTTAACAAATAAAGCTAGTCTTGGAGGAGAGCAATCAGGTCACATTTTATCTACACTTAACGACTTATGTGGAGATGGACTTTTAGCTGCAATACAGCTCTCAAGTATATGTAATCGCAAAGGAATTCTTCTTTCAGAATGGCGTGATCAAAGCTTCAAGCCTTATCCACAAAAGCTAATTAGTGTTCCTATAGCTAAGCATATAACTCAAAATTATTTAAACAAATCTGAAAAGTTTCGTTTATCAATAGCGGAAGCCGAATTAGATCTTGGGAAAGAAGGAAGAGTATTTATCAGGAAAAGTGGAACAGAGCCATTAGTAAGAGTCATGGTCGAATCAATAGATAAATTATTAGTCGAGTCATTGACAACTAAGATTGCAAAAATAGCTTTGGAAGAATTCAATTAA